The genomic stretch TTACAGATTCGTTTTTAAAAAGTAAAAAGGACGGGGATGAAATTTTTGTGAGAAATATTCTTCATTACCGGGACAATGAATACTGGATTGCAACAGAAGCCGGCTTATTCACAATAGTTCTGAATAAAGATACCGTTCCTTCCATAACCGTAAAATCTCATTTACAGAAAAATTATACAAATCCTTTCGCGCTTTCGGATAATGCGTTGTACACGCTGTGCAAGGACAAAGAGGGCGGCGTATGGATAGGAAGCTACTTTGGCGGCATCAACTACCTTCCTTACCGGACTTTCCGGTTTGAAAGATTTTTCCCTCAGTCCCGCCGGGCTTCATTCACAGGAAATGTTGTCCGGGAAATCGCCGGAGATTCTTTGGGCAATTTCTGGATAGGAACGGAAGACGCAGGGTTAAATAAAATTAATTTCAGCACCATGCAGTTTAAGCATATTTTAGTGAAGCAACCGGACGGAGCAAGTCATTCCAATATACACGGGCTGCTTGTAGACGGCGCTAAAATATATGCAGGCACGTTCAACCACGGCATGGATGTTTTGGATATTTCGGGAAAACTGCTGCATAATTACCAAGCCGGCGCTGCAAGCAATCAACTGAAAAGTAATTTTATCAATGCCATCTGGAAAACCAAATCGGGGAAGATACTGGTTTGCACCTCTGTGGGACTTTATTATTTCTATCCGCAAAGCGGCACATTTGAAAACATTAAAGAATTGCCCTTAGAAGAATTTTACTCGGCAATTACCGAAGACCATGCCGGCAACGTCTGGATAGGCACGCACACAAGAGGCGTGTATTTTTTGGAGAACGGCAGCTGGCAGCGGCTGTCCGTTTATGCTCATTCCAATAAAAAAATGAACCTGCTGCGCACTACGCGCATTCTTTATTTAAAAGAAGACAAAGCAAACAGAATGTGGATTGCCACCGAAAACGGATTATTCAGAATAACGAATAAAAAAACAGTCAAAATTTTTAACGACGAAAACGGGCTTCCAAGTAATATCATATATGCCTTAATGCCCGACAGCCTCAACAATATGTGGCTTTCCACCTCTAACGGGCTTGTAAAAATTAATGCTTCCAATGACAATATCCGGGTATATGATAAGAATGACGGGCTTCTGAGCAATCAGTTCAACTATCAGTCAGTTTATCTGGATAACGAGGGACTCATGTACTTCGGCAGCGTAAAAGGATTAATCCGCTTCAACCCATACCAGGCAAATCCAAGCCATTACACGCCGCCGCTGTATTTTACCGATTTACATACTTATAATCGGCAAACATCCGCCGGTTCGTCCAATTTAGGGCAGAACAAGTCTTTGTTGTTTGCCAAACAGGTAACCTTAAATCACTTGCAATCGACTTTCAGTTTAAACTTTGCGGCATTAAGCTACAGCGCTCCCACGCATTTACAATTCTCCTATAAAATCGATGAAGTGCGACCCGACTGGACAACCATTCAGAATAATACTCCGGGCATTTATTTTACCGATTTAGCGCCGGGCAGCTATACATTGCGTATCCGTTCTACCAACAGCAGCGGCAATTGGGTCAACAATGAAAAGGTATTGTCCGTCAAAATTTTACCGCCATTCTGGAAGTCCGGACTCGCTTATGTAATTTATGCAATTGTTCTCTGCCTGCTAATCGGCACAGCCATCTTAATGTACACCCGTTACCATTCTCACAAAAATCAACGGGAAGTGGCTTTATATAAATTACAACACGAAAAAGAATTATACCGGTCTAAAATCGATTTTTTTACACATATAGCGCATGAAATACGCACCCCGCTTACCTTAATCAAAGGTCCTGTAGATAAAATACTTGAGTCCAAAAAACATTTCCCGCATCTGGAAAGCTATCTCGACCTTATGGAACGCAATACAAAACGGCTGCTCGTACTCACACAGGATTTACTTGACTTCAGAAAAATCGAAACGGATATGATTAAACTGGAATTAACCCCATTGGAAATATCTCAATGGTTAAATTCCTTCGTTGAACCGTATCAATTGGTAGCGGAACAAAAGCATATCAGTCTTATATATCAAAAGCCGGCGGAAGACATTTTTGCCGCCGTGGACGAAACCGCCTTAGCCAAAATAATCAACAATTTACTGGACAATGCACTGAAATACGCAGAATCTATCATCATTATCAGCCTGTCCCTGATGCCTGATAACAAAGCATTTGTCGTTCAAATCGACAACGACGGTTTACTTATACCGCCGGAATTTCATAAAAAAATATTTGAACCCTTTTTCCGGTGGAATAAAAAAAGACAGGTTAAAGGCTCCGGAATCGGGCTGTCCGTTTCCCACTCGCTTACCCAAATGCATGGCGGCACATTAATCTACTCAAATGCAGAAGAAAAATATAACCGTTTTCAATTAATATTACCTTTGGATGCGCATGCTTACAAAGTGGAACTGGCGGATGAGCGGCTTTGAAGTTACTTATTACAATAACCCATTCTTATGATGAATTAAATTTACACTGCAATGCTTACTAATATTGAAAAAAAGATGCCCGCCATATTATTGGTGGATGACCATGAAGATATTTTGTTCTTCCTGTCGGCTTTGTTTAAAAACAACTACCGTACGCTTACGGCTATGGACGGCAAAGAAGCCTGCGCCATACTGGAAAACCAATATGTCCATCTGGTTATCAGCGATGTAATGATGCCCGATATGGATGGCTTTGAACTCTGTTCATGGATAAAGAACCGACCCGATTTCGCCCATATACCCGTTATCCTGTTAACGGCGAAAGATACTTTTCAGTCAAAAATAGACGGACTGAAAAAAGGTGCAGATGTATATATTGAAAAACCTTTCTCTACCGAGCACCTGGAAGTACAGGTTGAAAACCTTCTTCAAAACAGGTTTTTAATCAAAGAATTTTACACCAGCTCGCCTATGTCTCATATTTACTCACCGGACATCAACAAAAGCAACGAGCAGTTTCTGGAAGAAATACAAAATGTAATTTTTGAACATCTGAATAACCTCGACTTTGACGTAAACCAGCTGGCGGATTTACTCCACATGAGCCGACCGACTTTGTATAGAAAAATTAAATCGGTATTTCAAATGGCACCCAACGAATTGATTCACCAGATTCGGTTAAACAAAGCTGCGGAATTAATTGCCGGCGGGCAAATGCGCATCAGCGAAGTTGCCGGGCAGGTCGGGTATAATTCATTGAGCCAGTTCGGTCGCCATTTTTTAAAACAGTTCAGTATGACGCCTACGGAATATAAAGAAAAAGTAAAATCATTCACAGCTGCGCTTCCTTGTCCGTACTGATTGAAAACCATCTTATAAACTTTTCTTCGCTGCGGGAAACAGCAACATGAGCGCGGGAATACCCGAAGCATCATAACAGGAAACGTTGGAAGCCGGCGCTTTGGTATAATCTTTTCCGGTAAGATTGCGGCTGTCGCGATGGCTCCATCCGGCATCAATGGTATGTTGTACCCACTTCAGGAACTGTGTCTGGTGGCAGTCATAAACCAGCAGATGCATGTACTGTGCAAAAATAGCGGTATAAATGCCTTGCTCTTCTCCGTCTTTATAAGGGAATATATAATTCGGCGCAGACATTACCTTCATTGCGTAATCCGCAGCCAGCACGGCATTGTCCAGGTAGGATTGCCTGCCCGTGGCTTTATACAGCAGGCAGGATGCTCCTATAAACGCGCCCTGGTTGTACATGGTAGCATTCCAGTCCACACCATTTCCATGGCGGCTGTCGGCAACGTTTCCTGTTTTTTTATTGAACAGGTTATTTACGCCCCACTCGTAAATTTCCTTCGCATTTTTAAGGTAGGTATTACGGCTGTGCCATCTCGGGTAATCAGGGTCGCCGTTAAACCCTGTTTTATCATCGGTTTTATGTTGTTTATCTGAGGGCGATATATTGTTATAAAGCGTAACTGCCGCTACAACCACAGGAAAATTAATACAGGACATTTTGCCGATATCGCTATTGTCCGGCGGGTTATTCCTGTTCCATTGCCAGAACATTCCGCCATTTACTTTGTCATAAGACCCCCTGTCTTTTAAAATATAAGAACCGTGCCATACACGACAGAAACTTTGGTCGGCAAGCGCCAGATATTTGGCATCTTTGAAAATACCGTATGCACGTGCAAAAGAACCTGTCCACCACATAATATCGTCGTATATGAACCATCCGTTTTGGGTGTCCTGGTTGTTCCAGTCAAACCCCGCATAGTGGACGCTGTCTCCCCGGAATATCTGATTTACCAGACTTTTATACTTTGCCTGCCTGTCTGCATCATTTTCCTTAACGGCAAGTTTATAAGCATTCATTGCCATATCCCAATATGTTGCCTGTGTCCATATAGCTCCTAAAGAAGCCCTGGTATGAGCGCCGTCTTCCGTATCCGTATTCACTTTGTAAACATGGGTTTGCTTATCAAACAAATATCGGTTGAAAGCATCGTATGCTGTCCATGTATCCGTGTTGGTATAGGAAGGAACTTTCTCATTTTTACTATCGGATTTATTTTGCGCAGTTGTACAGAGACATACGAGTACAAAATATATTACTGCCACGTATTGTTTCATTCGCATTATATTTTGATAAACTGGTTAAATATTTGGATAAAAAAAGCAATTCAAAACTTGTAATTCAGCATTACCAATCGATAAGTTATCAATGGTGAATTACCCCCTGCGAAATTAACAAAAAACGAATTAGAAAATTGTACTTTGCCATTTACCCGATAACAGACAGAAATACAGAAAGGCAATATCAGCGTTTAGCGCCTTCACGAATTACTCTTAAGGATTTGAAACTCCGGTATTATCAGCCTTACGCGGAGAAGGTTTCAAAGAGAAGCTTCAAATAAAAAAGCGATGAACGTTCATCGCTTTTTTATAATACTGTTTCCGCTTAAATACGGCAATCTGTCTGCATCTCTGCGGCAGACTTATCTTAGAACCTTTCCAGTGAAGAGAAGAAAAAGTTTCCTTCGATAATAGCATTTTCGTCGCTGTCGCTGCCGTGTACGGCATTCTCTCCGATAGACGATGCGAACTGCTTACGGATAGTACCTTCTGCAGCTTCTGCAGGATTGGTAGCGCCAATCAACGCTCTGAAATCTGCAACGGCATTTTCTTTTTCAAGTATTGCCGCAACAATTTGTCCGCTGCTCATAAAATCCACCAGCTCGCCGTAAAACGGACGCTCCTTGTGAACCGCGTAAAATGCACCGGCTTGTTCTTTAGTCAGTTTTGTCCACTTCATCGCTTTGATAGCAAAGCCGCCTTTGATAATCTGGTCGATGATTGCGCCGGTGTAACCTTTGGAGGTTGCATCAGGCTTAATCATGGTAAAAGTAATATTGCTCATATATCTGTTTAATTGCGCGCAAAAGTAGGAATTTATTTATGATTTTGGGCATTGCCGTATTGTTAAATCGAAGAATTGATAAATTGTTTTCTCTCATTTTCAAATTTTCAAATCATTTCATTTTCAAATTGTAGAATTACATTTGCAACCTATGAATTCTATTGAAACATTTTATCCTTTATTAGGCAAGCAAAGCAAAGTCGTCATTACCATGCACCAAAAGCCCGACGGCGATGCCATGGGTTCTGCGCTTGGGTTGTATCATTTTCTTATCCGGTTCGAACATGAAGTTACCGTCATCTCCCCTACCAACTGGGCGAACTTCTTAAACTGGATGCCTTGTGTTGAGAAAGTTCATAATTATGAAAATTGTTCCGCCAATGCAGACAAAATGATTGAGGCAGCCGATTGGATTTTTTGCCTGGACTTTAATGTGCTGCACCGCACCAAATCAATGGAACAATCGTTGCTGAAAGCAAAAGCCGTGAAAATTTTAATAGACCACCACGAGCAGCCGCAGACAGAAGTTTTTGACTATGGCATCAGTTTGACAAGCAAAAGTTCTACCTGCGAAATGATATATGATTTTATCGTAGGCTCCGGCAATCGCGACAAAATCAATCTCGACATTGCTACTTGTCTGTACACAGGCTTGATGACGGACACAGGCTCTTTCCGCTTTCCAAGCACAACGGCTTCGGTGCATCTGGCGGTGGCTTATTTTAAAGAGATAGGTCTGAATCATTCCATTATCCACGAAAAAATATACGATGTCAATACCGAAGACCGCCTGCATTTGCTGGGCAATTCTTTAGC from Arachidicoccus sp. BS20 encodes the following:
- a CDS encoding nucleoside-diphosphate kinase is translated as MSNITFTMIKPDATSKGYTGAIIDQIIKGGFAIKAMKWTKLTKEQAGAFYAVHKERPFYGELVDFMSSGQIVAAILEKENAVADFRALIGATNPAEAAEGTIRKQFASSIGENAVHGSDSDENAIIEGNFFFSSLERF
- a CDS encoding response regulator transcription factor, which gives rise to MLTNIEKKMPAILLVDDHEDILFFLSALFKNNYRTLTAMDGKEACAILENQYVHLVISDVMMPDMDGFELCSWIKNRPDFAHIPVILLTAKDTFQSKIDGLKKGADVYIEKPFSTEHLEVQVENLLQNRFLIKEFYTSSPMSHIYSPDINKSNEQFLEEIQNVIFEHLNNLDFDVNQLADLLHMSRPTLYRKIKSVFQMAPNELIHQIRLNKAAELIAGGQMRISEVAGQVGYNSLSQFGRHFLKQFSMTPTEYKEKVKSFTAALPCPY
- a CDS encoding ligand-binding sensor domain-containing protein — translated: MRTKKLISSAVFPGKKYNRVVPGLRIILNLCFVFSVLTSTGQQENFRHYEVEAGLSNNSVICSLQDYQGFLWFGTSDGLNRFDGNVFKIFRPNAHTPFSIGSQAITCLFQDRQQRLWVGTAKGLYLYDARYERFIGLPFTKGKYIRTVHDDALGRLWFADAGNLFRISLPSLYSPLGEAFALNYFPDKSVHTVSLDGQYSITCFAEAKNHDIWMGTEQGSLLVLHPGSDKIISYSFPALKKNAVETLLATDDNRLLIGCSRAGLLCMNLQSHTITDSFLKSKKDGDEIFVRNILHYRDNEYWIATEAGLFTIVLNKDTVPSITVKSHLQKNYTNPFALSDNALYTLCKDKEGGVWIGSYFGGINYLPYRTFRFERFFPQSRRASFTGNVVREIAGDSLGNFWIGTEDAGLNKINFSTMQFKHILVKQPDGASHSNIHGLLVDGAKIYAGTFNHGMDVLDISGKLLHNYQAGAASNQLKSNFINAIWKTKSGKILVCTSVGLYYFYPQSGTFENIKELPLEEFYSAITEDHAGNVWIGTHTRGVYFLENGSWQRLSVYAHSNKKMNLLRTTRILYLKEDKANRMWIATENGLFRITNKKTVKIFNDENGLPSNIIYALMPDSLNNMWLSTSNGLVKINASNDNIRVYDKNDGLLSNQFNYQSVYLDNEGLMYFGSVKGLIRFNPYQANPSHYTPPLYFTDLHTYNRQTSAGSSNLGQNKSLLFAKQVTLNHLQSTFSLNFAALSYSAPTHLQFSYKIDEVRPDWTTIQNNTPGIYFTDLAPGSYTLRIRSTNSSGNWVNNEKVLSVKILPPFWKSGLAYVIYAIVLCLLIGTAILMYTRYHSHKNQREVALYKLQHEKELYRSKIDFFTHIAHEIRTPLTLIKGPVDKILESKKHFPHLESYLDLMERNTKRLLVLTQDLLDFRKIETDMIKLELTPLEISQWLNSFVEPYQLVAEQKHISLIYQKPAEDIFAAVDETALAKIINNLLDNALKYAESIIIISLSLMPDNKAFVVQIDNDGLLIPPEFHKKIFEPFFRWNKKRQVKGSGIGLSVSHSLTQMHGGTLIYSNAEEKYNRFQLILPLDAHAYKVELADERL
- a CDS encoding glycoside hydrolase family 76 protein, yielding MKQYVAVIYFVLVCLCTTAQNKSDSKNEKVPSYTNTDTWTAYDAFNRYLFDKQTHVYKVNTDTEDGAHTRASLGAIWTQATYWDMAMNAYKLAVKENDADRQAKYKSLVNQIFRGDSVHYAGFDWNNQDTQNGWFIYDDIMWWTGSFARAYGIFKDAKYLALADQSFCRVWHGSYILKDRGSYDKVNGGMFWQWNRNNPPDNSDIGKMSCINFPVVVAAVTLYNNISPSDKQHKTDDKTGFNGDPDYPRWHSRNTYLKNAKEIYEWGVNNLFNKKTGNVADSRHGNGVDWNATMYNQGAFIGASCLLYKATGRQSYLDNAVLAADYAMKVMSAPNYIFPYKDGEEQGIYTAIFAQYMHLLVYDCHQTQFLKWVQHTIDAGWSHRDSRNLTGKDYTKAPASNVSCYDASGIPALMLLFPAAKKSL
- a CDS encoding DHH family phosphoesterase, with the protein product MNSIETFYPLLGKQSKVVITMHQKPDGDAMGSALGLYHFLIRFEHEVTVISPTNWANFLNWMPCVEKVHNYENCSANADKMIEAADWIFCLDFNVLHRTKSMEQSLLKAKAVKILIDHHEQPQTEVFDYGISLTSKSSTCEMIYDFIVGSGNRDKINLDIATCLYTGLMTDTGSFRFPSTTASVHLAVAYFKEIGLNHSIIHEKIYDVNTEDRLHLLGNSLAKRMEVFYEYNAALMAITKADLLKFSAKTGDTEGLVNYLLSIEGIKFGALVIDRDEERKWSFRSKGSFDVNEFARKHFNGGGHKNAAGGHSKDSLEETVRKFKEILLDYAETLR